ACTGCCCGCGAAAGTTCGGTCGCGCGGTAGGTCAGGTCGTCCGCGACCGCCCCGTACTCGTCTTCGAGGGCGTCGAAGTCGTCGACGATCCCCTCGCGGTCGCGGTCGCCGCGGTCGACGCGCACCAGGGCCAGCGCCTCGCTCGCTCCCCGGAAGGCGGTTCGGAGGTCGTCGAGGAGCGCGAGCCGTTCGTCCGCCGAGAGCGTCCCGAACGCGTCGAGGCGATCGTCGGCCGCCTCGAGTTCCGCGGCGGCGTCTTCGAGTCGGGACTCGGCGTGCTCGACTCGTTTCCGCGGATCGTCCTCGACGTCGAAGTCGTCCCACGCGCGCTGCGCGTCGGTGAGGCGGCGCTCGAGGTCGTCGAGGGCGGCGGCGACGTGCGATTCGGCGACCGGCAGCGCCGTCCGCGGGCGGGGATCGGGGGGATCGAGATCGAGAGCGGCTCGGAGCGCGTCGCGATCGGACCAGCGCCAGAGTCGCCGTCGCTGGTGGTAGCCGCCGAGGCCGACCGCGCCGACGAGGCCGCCGGCCAGCAGCTCGCGTCGTTCCATTGTGGGTGCAGCATGTCAGAGAGAAATAAGTTTTGTCTTCTTCGTCGCTCTCGAGGATCCTCGAGGGGCGGAGACGAAGGAACCGGCTCGCCGAGTGCTCCGACGACGGATCTCCCGGACGCCTCACCTGCCGTCGTCCGCTATCCTTCGCCCTCGGACTGGTACGGCTCGCCCACCGCTTCGCGCGGTAACACGTTGTTCAGTTCCGACTCGAGGTCGTCCATCGACTCGAACCGCTCGGCGTCGCTGTCCGCGATGAGGGCCCCCAGGTTCCGCTCGCCGTCGGCGAGCAGGAGCGTAACGTCGTCGAACTCGCGGGCCGCCTCCTCGTTCGTGACGGGGTACTCGAGGTCGTCGAAGACCGATTCGATGCGGCTCAGTTTCACGGACGTGGTATCGTCACCCATGCCAGATCGTACGCCGACCGGCGGCTTGTAACCCGTTGCCGCCGGTTGCGACAGTCGGGACGCGCGACAGTTTCGCGTTCAGTTCCGATCCCGATCAGTTTCGGTTCGAAACCGTAATCCGACACGGCGTCGCAGTTCGTAGCGATGCGGCAGTTCGTCCGCTGGCTCGTCGCTCAGTTCGCGGTCGACCGGCGCGTCCTCGCGCTGGCGTTCGCCCGGATGGCCGACGGCATCGGCAACTCGTTTCTGATCATCGTCATCCCGCTGTACGTCTCGAGCGGCCTCGTGGGCGGGCCGACCTTCGGCCTCGCGGAGTCGATGCTCATCGGGCTGATCCTCTCGCTCTTCGGCTTTCTCAACAGTAGTTTCCAGCCGCTCACGGGGCGGCTCTCGGACCGGACCGGCCGCCGCAAGCCGTTCATCCTGATCGGGCTCGCCGGTCTCGCGGTGACGAACCTCGCGTACGTCCTCGCGGAGACGTACGCCGCGCTGGTCGTCATCCGCGGGTTGCAGGGGGTCAGCGTCTCCTTCATCATTCCCGCGTCGGTCGCGCTGGTCAACGAACTCGCGACGACGGAGGACCGCGGCGGGAACATGGGCGTCTACAACACGTTCCGGCTGGTCGGCTTCGGCGCCGGTCCAGTTGCGGCCGGCGCGGTCGTCAACCTCGGCCCCTACCGGCTGGGCGGACTGACGCTCAGCGGGTTCGACGCCGCGTTCTACGTCGCCGCGATCACGGCGACGATCAGCTACCTGCTCGTGACCGTCCTCATCACCGATCCCGAGTCGACGCAGGCGAACGCCGG
The DNA window shown above is from Halopiger xanaduensis SH-6 and carries:
- a CDS encoding DUF5789 family protein codes for the protein MGDDTTSVKLSRIESVFDDLEYPVTNEEAAREFDDVTLLLADGERNLGALIADSDAERFESMDDLESELNNVLPREAVGEPYQSEGEG
- a CDS encoding MFS transporter; the encoded protein is MRQFVRWLVAQFAVDRRVLALAFARMADGIGNSFLIIVIPLYVSSGLVGGPTFGLAESMLIGLILSLFGFLNSSFQPLTGRLSDRTGRRKPFILIGLAGLAVTNLAYVLAETYAALVVIRGLQGVSVSFIIPASVALVNELATTEDRGGNMGVYNTFRLVGFGAGPVAAGAVVNLGPYRLGGLTLSGFDAAFYVAAITATISYLLVTVLITDPESTQANAGADLSIDVLDRSGPNLLDPIFTLGVASLFMAAAIALFATIQPQVNARLEQGSTWFGLQFAAFIVAQIVLQTPIGRACDRYGRRPFILGGMIVLIPSTLVQGFVLTSEAMFLARLAQGIAGAMVFAPSLALAGDLAGEGESGSKLSVLTMAFGFGIAVGPFASGALVGYGFAAPFVFGTVLASLGAILVYTQVEETLETTASVSLPFVGGD